The genomic region TTAAATCGGCGGTGGCATCGATGGGGAAAACGGACAAACTCGTACTGATGATCTATACCGCCGACGATTGCCCCGAATGCGCCTACATGAAGAAAAAAGTGTTTCACGACCCGAAAGTCGAAGGGTATCTGAACGCGAATTACGTCATCGTCGAAAAAAACGTCCATCGCGACAAACTTCCCGACGGGTATGATTATTTCGGGATTCCGACGATGTTTTTCATCGATAAAAACGGTCATAAAAAAGAGACGCTCGTCGGAAGCCAGAGGGGCGAAGCATTTGCCAAAGAGCTCCGCCGTATCCGGGGAATGAAGTGAAAAAGCTCGTCTGGGCTTTAGCCCTTGGGGCAAGCGTGTACGCTTACGATGCCGCGCACCTGAAAAAAGCGCTGGAGGAGAAAGAGTGCCTCGGATGCGACCTGCGCGGCGCCGATCTGCGAAACATCGATTTTAGCGGCGGGGATCTCAGCCGCAGCGATCTCTCCGGTGCCGATCTGCGCAACAGCGTGTTTGTGATGTGCTCCATCGATGATGCCAACCTCAGTCGTGCAAAAGCGGAGGGGGCAATTTTCTGGAAAGGCTCGATGGAGCGAAGCGATCTGCGTTATCTGGGTGCTCGGGGGGCGAATTTCAAAGGGACGCATCTGGCCCATTCGAACTTGTCCCATGCCGATTTGAGAGGGACGAAAAGCTGGAAAGCCGATTTTACCGAAGCGAAACTTTCTCATACCGATTTTGGGGATGCGGAGCTGGGGGACGCTAAATTTATCCGCATCGATCTGCGCAGTGCGAAAATGAAAAACGCCCTGTTGTGGCAGACCAGGTTTTCCGAGACGGTGATGAACAAAGCGCAATGCGCTCAGGCGAAGAAAGAAGAAGCGGTGCTGGATACGAACGTGACCTGCCGCTGAATCAGCAAGACATTAGTATAAAAAGTTATAATCCCTTCCATGAATATCTGGTCATTTGAATACCCGTGGGCGTTTTTGGCCCTTGTTCCGGTACTGTATTGTCTCTACCGCTGCAAGAGCATCCCGCAGAAACGGTATTTTCCCCATATCGCGTTTTTCGGCACCCCCTCCAAATGGCGCAATCTGGACTGGCTTTTGAAAGTGCTGGCGGTGACGCTGATGGTCGCCGCGCTCGCAAGCCCCGTCGTGACCGATTTTTCCGATCCCCGCAATCGCAACGGGATCGATATCGTCCTCTCCATCGACGGGAGCGGATCGATGAACGCGTCGGGATTCGCCGAAGGGGAGAGCCGCGCGACCCGGTTTGAAGTGGTGCAGAAGCTTGCGTCGGATTTCGTCATGAAACGGCGCGAGGACAACGTCGGGGTAGTGCTGTTCGGAGATTTCGCGTTTATCGCCACGCCGGTTACGTTTGAGAAAGAGATCATTGCCGAGATGATCGGCTACCTCTCGTTCGGGATGGCGGGGCAGAATACCGCGATCGGCGAGGGGGTGGCGCAGGGTGTGCGTGCGCTGCAGGGCTCCAAAGCCAAATCCAAGGTGATCGTGTTGCTGACCGACGGCGAGCACAACAGCGGTGCGATCTCCCCCAAAGAGGCGGTGGAGATGGTGCGCAAAGCGGGAATCCGGCTTTATACCATCGGGATCGGGGAGAGGGGAGAATACGATTCGAAACTCCTTTCGCAAATGGCCCGCGACGGGGGCGGGGAATATTTTACCGCCGCGAACGAAAAAGAGCTCGAAGGGGTGTACGAGCGGATCGATACGCTCGAACGATCACGGATTAAAAGCGCCGAGCACACTTTTGCCGAACCCTATTTCCAGTGGCCGCTTGCACTCGTTCTGGTGATCGTGGCGTGGATGATGGGTCAACGGAGGATACGCGGATGATGTTTCTTTCCCCGATATGGCTTTGGGCCCTCGTGATCGTTCCGGCGTACCTGTGGAGTGCGCGACGGTACGGATGGCATTTGCAGGGGTGGCTGCTCTTTAGCGTCGCGATGATTATCCTGTCTCTCTCCCGACCCGCGTTTCCGGAAAAACCGGTTACGGTCGAAGAGAGTGGGAGTGACGTGATCCTGGCGGTGGACGTTTCGTATTCGATGCGGGGGACCGACATCGCCCCGACGCGGCTGGACGCGGCGAAAGAGGTACTCGCTGCGATCGTCCGCGCGGACCGGCGGGACCGTTTCGGCGTTTTGGCACATACGACGAGCGCAATTGTCCTTTCGCCGCTGACGAAGGATACCGAACTGCTGCTCCATCTTTTCTCGTCCCTGGACGAATCGCAGATCATCACGAAGG from Sulfuricurvum sp. IAE1 harbors:
- a CDS encoding thioredoxin family protein, with translation MKKILILIIAGMALWGGTIQNDGAFKSAVASMGKTDKLVLMIYTADDCPECAYMKKKVFHDPKVEGYLNANYVIVEKNVHRDKLPDGYDYFGIPTMFFIDKNGHKKETLVGSQRGEAFAKELRRIRGMK
- a CDS encoding VWA domain-containing protein, whose protein sequence is MNIWSFEYPWAFLALVPVLYCLYRCKSIPQKRYFPHIAFFGTPSKWRNLDWLLKVLAVTLMVAALASPVVTDFSDPRNRNGIDIVLSIDGSGSMNASGFAEGESRATRFEVVQKLASDFVMKRREDNVGVVLFGDFAFIATPVTFEKEIIAEMIGYLSFGMAGQNTAIGEGVAQGVRALQGSKAKSKVIVLLTDGEHNSGAISPKEAVEMVRKAGIRLYTIGIGERGEYDSKLLSQMARDGGGEYFTAANEKELEGVYERIDTLERSRIKSAEHTFAEPYFQWPLALVLVIVAWMMGQRRIRG
- a CDS encoding pentapeptide repeat-containing protein, with product MKKLVWALALGASVYAYDAAHLKKALEEKECLGCDLRGADLRNIDFSGGDLSRSDLSGADLRNSVFVMCSIDDANLSRAKAEGAIFWKGSMERSDLRYLGARGANFKGTHLAHSNLSHADLRGTKSWKADFTEAKLSHTDFGDAELGDAKFIRIDLRSAKMKNALLWQTRFSETVMNKAQCAQAKKEEAVLDTNVTCR